In the genome of Streptococcus oralis, one region contains:
- a CDS encoding PadR family transcriptional regulator → MYFPTSSALIEFLILAVLERGDSYGYEISQTIKLIANIKESTLYPILKKLEASGFLTTYSREFQGRMRKYYSLTNRGVEQLVTLKEEWTLYTDTVNGIIEGSIRHDKN, encoded by the coding sequence ATGTACTTCCCAACATCCTCTGCCTTGATTGAGTTTCTCATCTTGGCTGTACTGGAGCGGGGAGATTCTTATGGTTATGAGATTAGCCAAACCATTAAGCTCATTGCCAATATCAAAGAATCTACGCTCTATCCCATTCTCAAAAAATTGGAAGCCAGTGGCTTTCTGACCACCTACTCTAGAGAGTTTCAGGGGCGTATGCGCAAATACTACTCCTTGACCAATCGGGGCGTAGAGCAGCTCGTTACTCTAAAGGAAGAGTGGACGCTCTATACCGACACCGTCAACGGCATCATAGAAGGGAGTATCCGCCATGACAAGAACTGA
- a CDS encoding DUF1700 domain-containing protein, which produces MTRTDYLTQLETYLHKLPEADRIEAMDYFKELFDDAGPEGEEELIASLGTPKEVAHDVLSNLLDKKVNEAPAQKNDRQLLHIALLALLAAPIGIPVGIGILMAIIGIFIAAVSVILAFFTVSVTGILLGGLFIVESFSVLVEAKSAFILIFGAGLLAIGASSLVLLGISYVARFFGLLVVRLVQWILKKGKRGDRHA; this is translated from the coding sequence ATGACAAGAACTGACTATCTGACTCAGTTAGAAACCTATCTCCATAAACTGCCTGAAGCTGACCGCATCGAAGCCATGGACTACTTTAAGGAACTATTTGACGATGCAGGTCCAGAGGGCGAAGAAGAGCTCATTGCTAGTCTAGGAACACCAAAAGAAGTAGCTCATGATGTCCTCTCTAATCTCCTCGATAAAAAAGTTAATGAGGCACCTGCTCAAAAGAATGACCGTCAACTGCTACACATTGCCCTACTTGCCTTACTAGCAGCCCCTATCGGCATTCCGGTCGGGATCGGCATCCTCATGGCCATCATCGGTATTTTTATCGCAGCTGTCTCCGTCATTCTAGCCTTTTTCACCGTTTCGGTGACGGGTATCCTACTGGGCGGACTCTTTATCGTAGAGAGCTTTAGTGTCCTAGTCGAAGCCAAATCTGCCTTTATCTTGATTTTCGGGGCTGGTTTGCTTGCTATCGGTGCTTCTTCTCTTGTTCTATTAGGCATCTCCTATGTAGCTCGTTTCTTTGGCCTCCTGGTCGTCCGCTTGGTGCAATGGATTCTTAAAAAAGGAAAGAGAGGTGACAGACATGCGTAA
- a CDS encoding DUF4097 family beta strand repeat-containing protein, with the protein MRKLTKGFLIFGVVSTILGFIMIIVGAQSNGIQSLLAMSKDPIYDNRTEEVTFGNEVEKLDLTLEEHSLTITESVDDKIHITYHPSVSGRHDLTTGMSDKTLSITDKQASQHRFLGSGIEGLLRIASNYSHRFDEVVLSLPKGRKLQAITVSANRGQTNIRQANLENATIKTKSYHLRITESSIKNSTLTTPSIINIFDTELTDSQVKTEGGHIYAENIQVHGKVELDSHNDLRLFLSKTEFDRINLDMSSKHGGIYRKAQREHPKQKENELANPYKTEKADVKDLLIIKANQDIYLPKEEEYSAPPRNH; encoded by the coding sequence ATGCGTAAATTGACGAAAGGATTTCTCATTTTTGGTGTGGTTTCTACAATCCTTGGTTTTATCATGATCATTGTAGGGGCCCAGTCCAATGGTATTCAAAGTTTGCTTGCCATGTCAAAAGATCCCATCTATGACAATCGTACCGAAGAAGTGACCTTTGGAAATGAAGTGGAAAAACTTGATTTGACCCTTGAAGAACATAGCCTAACCATCACAGAGTCTGTAGATGACAAGATCCACATCACCTATCATCCGTCAGTGTCTGGTCGTCACGATCTGACTACTGGCATGAGTGACAAAACACTGAGCATCACTGACAAACAAGCCTCCCAACATCGTTTTCTCGGTTCAGGAATCGAAGGCCTACTTCGTATCGCCAGCAACTATTCTCATCGTTTTGACGAAGTCGTTCTCTCCCTACCTAAAGGAAGAAAGCTGCAAGCTATCACCGTCTCAGCCAATCGTGGACAAACTAATATTCGTCAAGCCAACCTTGAAAATGCGACAATCAAAACAAAAAGCTACCACTTAAGAATAACAGAAAGCTCCATCAAGAACAGTACACTAACGACACCTAGTATTATCAATATTTTTGATACAGAATTGACAGATAGTCAAGTCAAGACGGAGGGGGGGCACATCTATGCTGAAAATATCCAGGTTCACGGCAAGGTTGAACTAGACTCTCATAACGACTTAAGACTCTTTCTTTCTAAGACAGAATTCGATCGTATCAATCTAGATATGTCTTCTAAGCACGGCGGTATTTATCGTAAAGCACAAAGAGAACATCCTAAACAAAAAGAGAATGAACTTGCCAACCCTTATAAAACGGAAAAAGCAGATGTCAAGGACCTGCTCATCATAAAAGCCAATCAGGATATCTACCTCCCCAAGGAAGAAGAGTACTCTGCCCCACCTAGAAATCATTGA
- a CDS encoding DUF6574 domain-containing protein, translated as MTQEWFESADLEKKSAQTKSEIQPDQPETSEIVETEPQVSEETAVSPKESETHEEETPEIIGETQTEEEGEGKEERSQENSVKEKSILSKALESPYIPDIDPRKTARLKEEIALFWSWLLDAIQEPTASKTTDQKHRYSVFALLTLLSSINLFFSIYHIKRLYYGYMISIANSSPNQLPPLDLFAGLSILVASALFYFSIILGGFTVRHVLDQESDFTFQEAFDRYSRLFAIPLVLTALASFFALFGGLRFAGILTLLSMAIFALGNLFVISKPSKTSSLDPFYRFLLAVLLDGAILLPFFIAELALTVDYLRILTFF; from the coding sequence ATGACACAAGAATGGTTTGAAAGCGCCGATCTTGAGAAGAAATCAGCTCAGACGAAATCGGAAATCCAGCCCGACCAACCAGAGACTTCGGAAATTGTGGAGACCGAACCACAAGTAAGCGAAGAAACAGCTGTCTCACCTAAAGAGTCGGAAACGCATGAGGAGGAAACTCCCGAAATAATCGGGGAAACCCAAACCGAGGAAGAGGGAGAAGGGAAAGAGGAACGCAGCCAAGAAAACTCTGTAAAAGAGAAAAGCATCCTCAGCAAAGCTTTAGAGAGCCCCTATATCCCAGACATTGACCCCCGTAAAACTGCCCGATTAAAAGAAGAAATCGCACTATTTTGGTCTTGGCTACTGGATGCTATCCAAGAACCAACTGCCAGCAAGACTACGGATCAAAAGCATCGTTATAGTGTCTTTGCCCTACTCACCTTGCTGTCGTCAATCAACCTTTTCTTTAGTATCTATCATATCAAGCGCCTCTACTATGGCTATATGATTTCTATTGCTAATAGTTCTCCTAACCAGCTCCCACCTTTGGATCTCTTTGCTGGGCTTTCGATTCTGGTCGCTAGCGCTCTATTTTACTTTTCCATCATTTTGGGAGGCTTTACTGTCCGACATGTGCTGGATCAGGAGAGCGACTTTACATTCCAAGAAGCCTTTGATCGGTATAGCAGACTCTTTGCTATCCCACTTGTCCTAACGGCTCTAGCAAGTTTCTTTGCACTCTTTGGTGGCTTACGATTTGCTGGTATCCTCACTCTTCTAAGCATGGCCATCTTTGCCCTTGGAAATCTCTTTGTGATTAGCAAGCCAAGTAAGACCAGTAGCCTCGACCCATTTTATCGATTCCTGCTAGCTGTCTTACTTGATGGCGCCATTCTCTTACCCTTCTTCATTGCAGAGCTCGCGCTGACAGTGGACTACCTTCGCATCCTGACCTTCTTTTAA
- a CDS encoding DUF4299 family protein, producing MAKTFFIPNKESILGQQEVLTAKSILALVEGLESHSYDAVYLRQPLNGLEYMECGIVGQSQFLFKVNYADSRKGYQVVIPDFLTRADWEIVEALLQALSNELGQVVEGLEDFDFETYFRQTVKQYLADKAVRLVYCQGLLSPIYLNKEYLESFLDEDGLARFEELVKKVQGSDAYLASVKFYPDAQGKVHGIYHLAQGVKTILPKEPFVPAHYTEQLAGKELVWEIDLVAISGDGSKAEDYEAIARLDYEKFLESLPKAFYQQLDANQLEIKSILGKDFEGLATIE from the coding sequence ATGGCGAAAACATTTTTTATCCCAAATAAAGAAAGCATTCTAGGACAACAGGAGGTCTTGACTGCCAAGTCTATCTTGGCCTTGGTGGAGGGCTTGGAGTCGCATAGTTATGATGCAGTCTATCTCCGTCAGCCCCTCAATGGTCTCGAATACATGGAGTGTGGGATTGTAGGTCAATCGCAATTTCTCTTCAAAGTGAACTATGCGGATAGTCGAAAAGGTTATCAAGTGGTGATTCCAGACTTCCTTACCAGAGCAGACTGGGAGATTGTAGAAGCTCTCCTCCAAGCCTTATCAAACGAGTTGGGGCAAGTGGTAGAAGGGCTAGAAGACTTTGACTTTGAAACTTATTTCCGACAAACGGTCAAGCAATATTTAGCGGATAAGGCAGTTCGTTTAGTATATTGCCAAGGACTCTTGTCCCCTATCTATCTCAACAAGGAATACCTTGAGAGCTTTTTGGATGAGGATGGATTGGCACGTTTTGAAGAGCTGGTCAAGAAGGTTCAAGGATCTGATGCCTACCTTGCCAGTGTGAAATTTTACCCAGACGCCCAAGGCAAGGTGCATGGTATCTACCACCTAGCCCAGGGAGTCAAGACGATTTTGCCAAAGGAACCCTTTGTACCGGCGCACTATACTGAGCAGCTAGCAGGCAAGGAACTTGTTTGGGAGATTGACCTAGTGGCGATTTCTGGTGATGGTTCAAAAGCCGAAGACTATGAAGCCATCGCTCGCTTGGATTATGAAAAATTCCTAGAGTCACTACCAAAAGCATTTTACCAGCAATTAGATGCTAATCAATTAGAAATAAAATCCATCCTAGGAAAAGATTTTGAAGGATTGGCAACCATTGAATAG
- a CDS encoding rhodanese-related sulfurtransferase, which yields MAKDIRVLLYYLYTPIENAEQFAADHLAFCKSIGLKGRILVADEGINGTVSGDYETTQKYMDYVHSLPGMEDLWFKIDEESEQAFKKMFVRYKKEIVHLGLEDNDFDNDINPLETTGAYLSPKEFKEALLDEDTVVLDTRNDYEYDLGHFRGAIRPDIRNFRELPQWVRDNKEKFMDKRVVVYCTGGVRCEKFSGWMVREGYKDVGQLHGGIATYGKDPEVQGELWDGKMYVFDERIAVDVNHVNPTIVGKDWFDGTPCERYVNCGNPFCNRRILTSEENEDKYLRGCSHECRVHPRNRYVSENELTQAEVVERLAAIGESLDQAATV from the coding sequence ATGGCAAAAGATATTCGTGTCTTACTTTACTACCTTTATACTCCAATTGAAAACGCAGAGCAATTTGCTGCAGACCACTTGGCTTTCTGTAAATCAATCGGCCTTAAAGGCCGTATCCTAGTCGCTGACGAGGGAATTAACGGGACTGTTTCAGGTGACTACGAAACAACTCAAAAATACATGGACTACGTTCACAGCCTCCCAGGCATGGAAGACCTCTGGTTCAAGATTGACGAAGAAAGTGAACAAGCCTTCAAGAAGATGTTTGTTCGCTACAAGAAAGAAATTGTCCACCTTGGTTTGGAAGATAACGACTTTGACAACGACATCAACCCACTTGAAACAACAGGTGCTTACTTGTCTCCAAAAGAGTTCAAAGAAGCTCTTCTTGACGAAGATACAGTTGTTCTTGACACACGTAATGATTATGAGTACGACCTAGGACATTTCCGTGGGGCTATCCGCCCAGACATCCGCAACTTCCGTGAGTTGCCACAATGGGTCCGTGATAACAAGGAAAAATTCATGGATAAGCGTGTCGTAGTTTACTGCACAGGTGGCGTTCGCTGTGAGAAATTCTCAGGCTGGATGGTCCGTGAAGGCTACAAAGATGTCGGTCAATTGCATGGAGGAATCGCAACTTACGGTAAAGACCCAGAAGTTCAAGGTGAGCTTTGGGATGGAAAAATGTACGTTTTTGACGAGCGTATTGCCGTAGATGTTAACCATGTCAACCCAACCATCGTAGGAAAAGACTGGTTTGATGGAACACCATGTGAACGTTATGTCAACTGTGGAAATCCATTCTGTAACCGTCGTATCCTAACATCAGAAGAAAATGAAGACAAGTACCTTCGTGGATGCTCACACGAGTGCCGTGTTCACCCACGTAACCGCTATGTTTCAGAAAATGAATTAACACAAGCTGAAGTTGTTGAGCGCCTAGCCGCTATCGGTGAAAGCTTGGATCAAGCAGCTACTGTATAA
- a CDS encoding bacteriocin immunity protein: MTPLKWFAGGRERRCEAMTIIDHLLEDIKAAPQLAPLKNQLVIYKRRLKDDGTSVPFVLSQMNVDLARVLIDNKLILSESQAEQIKKLRKLSAIRYGY, translated from the coding sequence ATGACACCATTAAAATGGTTCGCTGGAGGTAGAGAAAGGCGTTGTGAAGCCATGACTATCATAGATCATCTATTGGAAGATATAAAGGCTGCGCCTCAGCTTGCTCCATTGAAAAATCAGTTAGTTATTTATAAAAGACGATTAAAGGACGATGGGACCTCTGTTCCATTTGTCCTGAGTCAAATGAATGTTGATCTTGCGCGTGTATTGATTGACAATAAGCTGATTTTGTCAGAAAGTCAAGCTGAGCAGATAAAAAAATTGAGAAAATTATCTGCGATTCGGTATGGTTACTGA